The sequence ATCTTTTTTACATGCTTGAGGATACTGTCAGGTCAAGCCACTTCCTTTGTTTCATTCTTTGGGGGAAGGAAAGCATTTAGAATTTGCTTTTGGAGAACAGGTCAACAGTAACATCATTTGCCATCTGAGCCATGACAGTATCCTCACGGTGATGAGAGAAGTTGTAACAACCGAAGATGGGGTAGGTAGAGTCCTAGTTGCTTTACAAAGGCTGTGTACCACTACCCTGTAATGAACATGCATGATACATAAGACCACTTACGCTAACTACACTACCTTATCACAACGCCCAAATATGCGGGTAAGACTGTACAATCGAGCTACTGACGTACAAGAAAAAGGACTCTAGTACTTAATTTGGTGATTGACAGTGAATTGGAGGCAAACAAAAAAACGAAAGCAAATGCAATAATCTATTTCCTACTCATATGGGCCCTTAAATTAAATTACTAGAAATGTTACTGCCTctcaagtttggggttttttccagtcttctccCTTGACTGCTGGAAGTGCAACTTTGTAATTAACAGATTCATGCATTGGTCGCAGTCTCTGCTGGgtcaaagaaaagagagagaattccCACTGTGCTTGGCCCGGAATTACaactcccttctctctttctagAAGGGAGAATTTTCCTGACAGTTTATAATGAATTACAAAGAATACTTTCTTTAAATGTTTCCACACACTTGTTTTTGTAAAGATAATACAGCTTGTCAGGCACAGACAAGGTGAGACTGTGTATGCTCTACAGAAACCTACCTGTTCATTGAGGGAAAGAATTACATGTACAAGTGATGCATCTATCGGCGTGGGTCAGCCTTGTAGGTCGGCATCGATTGCAGGAGTCCTGGCAGCTTTCAGAAGAGGTTAACACAAATATATTCATCTTGAGCCACAGAAACAAATGATCGAGCCTACTGTAAAGTTAGAATGCATAATGGATtggaataatatatatttatccTCTTACTGCATGGacaaataactttgaaataatttgtagcagtgtatatttttaaactatttggaAGGGAGGGGGAGGCTCTTTATAGTATAAATATATTTCACTCCAGCCCACTATatataaaatctattttcttcctCAGAACATATTCATTTTCAGTAGTATTAGGACCAGAATGTTTTGGTATGTTGCATCTGTACTTTTCAATCAATGGACAGTGTACAGTTACTAGCAGAACACCTCAGCTCTGCACCATTTACCCACCACAAACTGCCAagaggtttgtggggttttgtagtttgtttttttcctttctttacagtGCCCCCTACATCTTCATCTTTATGGTAAGATTTGACTAGTTACAGAGTCCGATTCCAGATAATATAGTGACTCAAACAATAAATACGGTTCTACAAAAACATTCTGGTTATCTTCTATAATTGCGACGAAATATATCACAATATATTATATACCTATACTTATAATACATGCACAAACATGTCTCACGTGGACAGACACTACAAAAAATtatctcccccccctcccctaaatgcagaaaaagtaagaaaatgggGGTTTGGTCCAATCCATATGAAGggcaaaagaaactgaaaggatAAGTCAATGCCTCTCTACCCACCTTTCCCAATAAAATATCAACACGCCAAGCCCCCAGCTTTTTTGGCCTAGCCATAAAAGGGGAATGTCTTTACATTTAGCCTTAGCTACAGTTTGAGATCACCTCTTTTGATGGGGCTATCATCTGCGTCCCCACATTTTCTCCAAGTGCGCAGGATCACAGGTTGGCCAATCATGGAGCAGCCCACAAATCACGGAGAGCACCGGCCCCTGGGGACCAACTACCAGTCCCGTGACAGCTTGGTGTTCTGATCCCTTTTGGGAGGTGCAGGGGGAGGCCCCCTCCGTAACGTTGCATAGCCAGATATATGAGTGCCCGCAAAGCTGCTCGTCTTCTGCTGGTCAGCCAGCAGCTCTGGTGGAGGCGGAGGCAGGGCCATGTCGTCCATGGTGGCTGTAGGCTCTGTTCTGGACATCCGCGCGGAGGAGAGGGAGCCATGCCGGGTGATGGATTTCCGCTGTAGTGTCCGGTTGAGGTCTGCCAGGAATCCCGGCTGAACGCTAAGGCTGGACTTGGGTGAAGTGGGCACTTGAGGGCCAGCTGACCCCGGTGGCTCTGCGACCTCTGCCTGCGTCAGCCGAGTGCTGTCATTCCGCTTGGGACGTGTGGGTGGTGGGGCTTTTTTCACAGATGGTTTTGACCATGCCTGAGGCTGGGGATTGACAACAGCAACTTTTGGGGAAGTACTGCCTGAAAACACAGATGGGATCTCAACTGGTGGGAGAGGAAGATCTAtttcaggtggtggtggtggaaagtCTGAATCAGATGGCGGTGAAGGGAATTCGACCACAGGTTCCTTCCCAGACACACCCGGAGCAGGAGCTTTGGCCGCGACCCCTCCTTGTGGAAGGACAATGGGCAGGTTCACCCCAGAAAGGTTGAGCTTTCCTGGCtttggaggggctgcaggaggcgATGACTCCTTGGAAGGAGACCCTGACGGCTCTGGTGGGTGTGCAAATTTGCTGACAAGGCGGTCCACTGAAGGTCTCTTGGACTCATGGTACTCAGTGGAGCTGGTGGACTTGATGCTAGAGTTCCTCTGAGGTGTTGGAGGTGgtttcttccctccagggcttgaTGTCTTGCTGGCCTTTTTGACTGGAGACCCTGATTTGTCAGGGGGGGGAGAACCTGCAGAggaagctggggaaggaggtggaggaggaaacACTAAGCTGCTCTCtggtggaggaggggggaaatcTGGTGAGGGAGCAGAAGTGGGCTGCCATTTGGGCTTTGCCTTCACTGCTGGAGGCGACTGTGGAGCCACACTCAGTGGAAGGGGTTTCAGAGGCTGGGGCTCAGTGGcaggtggggtgggaggaggtgggaacTGGCTAACTATCTGTTTCACCACCGACGGCACGGGTGActgaggggatggaggaggcttCACAGAGAAACTCTGCTGCTTCGGGAACGTTGGGGGAGGAGTGgggccaggaggggctgggggcagcggaGGCAACTGGGGAGAGGTGACACTTGGTTGTTTCTTTATTGCAAGGGGCAAGGGAGCTGGCACGTAGGGGGTGACATGTGTGACCCCTGGTGACACTGCCTTCCCACTAGGCTGTGGGGGCAGAGCTGCCATGACTGGCTTTGGGGgtgcctggggtggtggtggggcaggcacaggaggaggaggtggtggcaaCGAGGAGGTGGCAGTGGCCTGGCTTATATTTGGTTGAACctgatggattttggggggtggtggtggcggtgtgAACTGTGGCACAGAGGGGGCACAAGGTGCCGGCTTCAGCTGCGCCATGGCCGAGCCTGGTGTGGGGGGAGGCGGTGGAGGGGGCGGAGGCGGCATGACCCCGTTGGGGGGCACCAGTATCTGAGGCTTtgcggagggcggggggggcgggggaggctgctgtgctgcaggagcttTGGAAAAAGGCCCGCCATGCTGGGCAGCGTTCTGCAACCTGGTGATGGTGCTGTACTTGACAAACATGGTGGCGGGGGAGCCCGCAGATGGGGCGgcctggctggggagagggggtgggggtggaggaggggggggtgggggcggtgggggtgggggaggcggcgggggcagcgggggggacGGCTGTGATGCTGTGTAGGGGGTTGCCACTTTTGTCTGTGGGGACACAGGAGGTACGACAGACACGAAGGGCCGACCTGCAGGCTCCATTCGGGCCTATTGGGAAGGGATTTTTAGTGAAagtggaaagggagaaaaagatagagagggagagagggagggagggagagagacaaagagattaTAAAGTCAAGGTCTAAACGTGCCTGTCATTAAAAATTAAGTGGCAGATTACAGCATGCAGGAAATATTAGCAAAAAATGCAGCAAGAGACAATTCCATACCCTGACAAGCCTGGACCGTGCAGTCTGaccgggcaggcagggaggggagctggcaAGGCTCAGTGGAGCCAGGTCTAGTCCAAGCTAGGCTGAACGTCAGGGAGAAAATACACCAGCCTTGTCACTCCTGTGGGGCAGGCAGCTGTACCCAGTGAGAATCACTGGTCCTTCTCTGGGCAAGTACAATGACCCAAAGAGAGCGCTTCCCAGAACACTACAGGCCGTGACAGAGGACATCAGGCAGAGCAAGAGACTCTGTGGACACCTCCTCAGCTCAGTAAGAGTAAACCatgcgtggcctcccagagcgtCCCTCAAGCCTTTAGGGTGGGTTAGCTCAGGCCTTACGCTGGTCAGTGTTACAAAATGCAGAAATCCTGAACTGCTCTAAAACATGTGAAGAGGAAGCTCTACGCAGGAATATTACTGAGATTCTTCCACTCCACGTGCTCTGATATTCAAgactggcaaggaaaaaaaaaaatgaagaaaaagagggagagctGAGGTTTCCTAGGAAAATTTCCCCACAAAGAAATGTTTTGAGATTTGCAAAAGAAAGTTagcttggggaaaaaagctaTACATGCAACTATTAcattaagcagaaaaaagaaaggaaaaacagggaaaagctgACTAAGGGAAGGAGCAATGGGAAAGCAGCAGGCAACATTTTAGTCTACTTGGTGGGTTTGGCTCAAGTTAAATTGTTTCTCTGAAATTTTAAGCCTATATtcctgttaaaaattaaaaagataattgCATCACTCAAGTTTATAAACATTCTCCTAATAGAAAGTGGTTTGGCTACAACCCAAGTTGTGAATTTCAGTGCACAGCACAGAAACATGCCTTAGAAATGCAATACCGACATGGCAACTGACCACACTGGGTTCCTGTACTTCATTAGTAGATACTTTGCCACAAGTTAGCCCAGTTATGCTCATTTGCACTGTATGAGTAGGTTTAcatattgctttgtttttaaatacaggtgCACAGAGTTTCTCTATGCGCAGAAGAACACCAAAAGGATTAGAGTCAGAAACAACAAACCGTGATTTACAACACACAAGGAGTGTGACTCTACCTGTCACATCAGGTCTGGAAGGCAAGAGTGTAACAAAGTTCTGCAGCTAAATCAAGGTGTTCACATaacaaaacaggagagaaatcTTGGTCTCTTGCAAGTGTTAGTCTGTAAATTACCATTCTTCCAATCACCCAGGTTAATGAATTTTCAAGTAGCAACACCTGACCTTAATTGTGCCCTGTCTAAGGCACCACGGGTGTGCTGACCTTAGCTGTGCTGAGCTTCACTTTTGACACCTGAGACAGCAAAaggcaacaggaaaaataaaagcggCATAAAACAGAGAGGGAGACCCAGACATAACGGAATAGCTCTCTCTGAACGGCAAGACCTTGGAGAATCTGGAATTTGTCACTGAAAGCACACACAGCGAGCACATGTTTTGATGCCTGTTGTAGCATCCCATTTGAAATAACGAGTTCAAAATCTAACAAGCAAAGTGAGACATAATGAGATCTTCAATGCCAAACTGTGAAGAATGTGAACAGATGAATAAAGTATTCTTTGGGCAAACAGCAATCTTTCAAAATATGAAGTGGACAAATTACCTGCACGTTGGGAAAGGTGGGGGTTTTAGTCTTAGATATATTTGAAACTGAGAGGAATTTTCCTAATAACCATTGAAGACAGACATTTTCACAGTGAGCAAATCAAACACTCAGGACAGGGAAAAGAATATTGAGCATCTCAGGAGGGGGAAACCCTCCCATCTCCACAGAATCAAATTAAATTTCCACAACCAGAAAGATATTCAGTGATACTTTGTTTATAGAAGAAGTCTGAAATGGATCATTGTCCTTGTTCATCCTTATAACTATGTGATGTCCTTCTATATGTCCTGAAAAATTACTTATTGCATACTATCAATTCATATTTGTAACATGCATCTTAATGACTATCTGGAACTCTCAGAAATGCTATTAAAAGAATagtatctattttttaaaacagtaaccaTGCTAATTTTTTAGCtgttttttctaagaaaacaagcttttgcaAGCGAACTGTTTGATATCTCTTCTCCTATGCCGGTTGCTTTTGGGTTGGTTAGCAAATTTCAGTCAAATATGACAGCACTAGAAATCTCAATATATTTTCAACTTCAAGAAATTGTTGTGAAGTGGCACCTGGTAAATGAGGGAAGAGCAGGCAGAACTCACCCATTTTTAACCTGTTGTGCAGTTAGCCACTGGCCAACCAGTGTAACATCCTGGCTTCCTGGCCAGCCAGCCTCAATGTCACCTCCCTGCTGAGCCAAAGCATGCTCTATTCTGCCCTAATTGCTGAATGGGATGAGACAAGGGGGACAAGGGGGGAgagagctgctgcagaaggggaagggacaCACTGGATGAGTCTCCATTATTTCTGCCACTTGCAGCAACCTGCCTGTATGAATTTCTTATGCCAGCTTTGTCACCAAAGCACTGTGAAAGAACCACCTCTGAAATAACTGCCTGGAGACAATCTTCCTAAACCAGCATGTCTCAGCATCACTGCAACTGCAACTACCTTTTAATTGACATTACGATTTTTTCAACACTGTTGTTTCCTTTCTTGCCACACAGTTTAACATTTTCCACTGCCAGTCTGATTTATTAAAGTTCCTTGAGCCAGACCTATACAGGATGAAAAAGCATGTGCTGTAGTTTCACTGACAGTAAATTTGCCACCAATTTACTCAGAATTTTTTAACATGGCTTTGAATTATCATTTTACATGGTTCATTTCATTTGGATTCTTGGGAAGTTTTAGGGCAATCCATTCACCTCTGTTACGCACAAGGAAGAGAAATATACCTTTTCTTGGATTTGTGCATAGAAAGGAATTCAAATTGATGAAATCTTGAAACATGGATGGCTCTCAACAGGGAGCagtctgaatattttatttttaacgtGGATTTAGTCAGATAACATTAAAATTCTTGGGGTTTATTTAAGTGACCAATTGCCAGCAGCACTATAGTCTTGATAAGAACATCAGTGACCTCACTGTAGTAAACTTCAAACTTTTCTCTGAAAGCTCACAGAAAGTGTAGCAGCAAGATTTTCATGTTAAAACCAAAACTTCAGGAAACAGTAACATTACAGTTCCTGTAGCAGTACTCTCTCCCCTCTGTCAGACACATGCTAGATAGACTCAAGTGCCTTATCTTTTCCACCTACCCCGCTTCTGCAGGAATGATGCACCCTGTACACATACACAAGCCATCTGCTGATAAACATGCATCAGGTGTTGCACTCATGCAGTAAAAAAATTTGGATCACAATTTAGCAAGCTACATTCCTGGGCTGAGTACTACATTACTATTAGAATCAGACAATTTTGAAGCCAGTAGGCACTGCAAAAAAGTTACGAACCCAAAAGAATGCAGCCACATCAGCTTTCACATTGTGCCACATGTGCtttctgatttgaaaatgtgacattctgtcttatttttagttatttatctGATGCACCAATGCCAGATGTAGTGACCTAcggttttggttttgaaaagcttGCTTCTCTAGCTTGAACCTGGGGTCTTGGAAAGACTCAAAATTGACGGGAGTGAAGATAGCTTCTCATAGCATCCTGCCAAAGTACTTCCACCTGTAACTGCTGCAGTTAATACTGACATCATGGCTGTTCAGGAACCTGTTGAGCTTGACAACAAAACTAGCTTAAGTGGGAATTCAGCTGTGTTTGGAAGTGCTCCCCAGGAATTACACCAGTCAACTACCACAGAAAGGACGGAAAACTAACCAAACCACAACAGACCTGAGCCCCAGGCTTCAATGAGTTAAAATCTTTTGTAACTCAACAAGAGATATCAAATCTGCCTCAATCCACAATTGCTGTCAATTTTAGTACTTTTTCTTTGCCCATGTCTATGGTTACTGTTTCCATTTCCACCAAATATAATAGAAAACATTTGAGTAAAAACTACTGGATTACTTCTTAAAAAGATATACTTGCCTTCAGGTCTCAGTTATTCACTAGTTAACTAGAGAAAGATCTTAGTGAAAGAATTTCATTCAACTTGTTAACAgctgatctttttattttgtctttattcaACATTAGTTAATAGGATTCTATGGGAAGGGCTGTATCATGCCTTCAAAGAACAGAGGGCTTCtgtgcacacaaaaaaaagcaagaacagaaGGTTCCAGGGCTGAATTCCCTGAAAAAGTGATTCCTGAAAAAACAATTACATGGCAGTGTATGTCAACAACATagaataagaaagagaaaaaatcctGAGAAGAAATCCCACTCAAGACAGAGGGGGAAGAGGTATCACACTGTCTCGTACATTTTGTTGGGCGTTGGTTCTCAAACTAAAGTCTTCTTGTTACCTTGCTGGATTCCTCCAGTTGAGTGCCTCGTTTCCAGGCCTCGGAGAACATGGAGCTGACAATACTTTGGGAACGGACATGTCCAGCTGGCTGGGTGTCAGAAACTCCACTGTCAGACTGATTAGAATGATTTGATTGAGATTCTGTTTAGAAGAAAGTTAAGGAACAGTTAGCATATGTTTCTGAATGTAAAAGTAAAATTGGTGTCCTTATAATGCAACTCTGCGTGACATTTATTGGTCACACTTGTTAAACACGTTATCCCACCAAAGGACATGATTCCCACCAACTACTGCATAAGCTCTAGCTCACATCCAGGCCGTTGctgtctggaaaacaaaacagtgcAACAGATCCCTGGTATTAACCAAATCTGAAGCTCCATGAAGATGACAGCATGTCAGATATGCTGCAGAGTAAAACCACACTGCAGTTATATCGATTCTGAAACATGCAACAGCTCCTGCCCTTTGGGAAAAGCCCCATCTCATACAATGCACGCAGCCTGCTCTCTCCAGCACTCCGTCCCAGCACAACCTTAGAAAGAGGCACTGGACATCGGCTGAGGACAGGCAAACTTCGCTAACAGAGGCTGCAGTCTGCTTCTGACTACTCCATTCCTcaagggaagagaaggaatgaTATGCATCGTGCACCCAACAAATGCAGATGACGCTCTGTGTCCACAGTGTATCTtaacagcacagcagcagccactgccagACCGATTTAGCCAGCCCGGCACCTGCCTTCTATGTAGTCCCAagctgtgctggggaaaaagagcATCTAGGCATATAGGCACAGGCTGGACTGTTGCTCTGGCAGAACATGTGTGGCTGGTGATTGTGGCTCAGCCACCCACAAGACAAACTTTATCAGAAAAACACCCGAGCTTAGATGGAGAAACTGTCAGTAACCGAGAATGTACTGCTACACCTGGCAAGCTGCTccacacagttttaaaaacatgacACCTTCCCAGTTAGGCTGAATTTACTTAGCTCATTCTCACAGGCTACTTTCTGGACCTTTCCAGTTCAGTAGCATTACTTCCTGGCTGGTATCTGCGACGGACAAAACATTTTCACACAATAACCtgttttcaataataaaaatcGCCCCCGAGGGTTCAAAATAACCTGGCAGAGTGTCAGTCAGCTCTGAAGAGTGAAATAAGGCTATATAAACCAttcatcaatttttaaaatgttatgtgcTACACAAGAACAGTCCTGGTCCTGCTGAGAGGTAAACAGGAGCATGTTACTGCAGGCACACACAGTCTGACACAGGaacagaaacagtattttcaaagtttGTCTCTAAAGACGTTGTTTGGAACTTTGCCTTTGGGCAGGGACTATTGCTTACTTtccaatttcaaatatttcaatcAACTATATAAGTTTATGAGCTACACACACAAGTCTCTATGTATCATTAAAATATAGATTTGCTTTGTCTTTTCAGCTAGGTCAAGACAGAGGCATCAGGAATTTGAAAGGAAGATCCCTCTTCTCAATATcggaaaaacattcttttttggAGGTGAACAAGAAAGTACTCTATGTTCCTAATACATACACCACTGTaagtaatacaataaaataggtttttatgtttctatatatatatattaaacataAAGTCTATGTTTTAGACAAAACATAACATAAAAGACTTTGGAGAAACAGTCCATTTTCTGCAATAGTCTCTCCTGAGGTCTCCAGATAGCAGGTGATAAAAAAGGTAATCAAATCTTCATAATATGAGACAGATCACATTATTACCTGGCAAACTAGATGAGCTGGAGCCTGACTTGATACTGGAGCTAGACAAGGAAGTCCAGTCATATGCTGATTCTGTTCTCTTCAGTGCTTCCTGA comes from Numenius arquata chromosome 3, bNumArq3.hap1.1, whole genome shotgun sequence and encodes:
- the RAPH1 gene encoding ras-associated and pleckstrin homology domains-containing protein 1, with translation MEQLSDEELDHGAEEDSDKEDQDLDKMFGAWLGELDKLTQSLDTDKPMAPVKRSPLHQETNLANFSYRFSMYNLNEALNQGETVDLDALMADLCSIEQELSSIGSHSANNAAVKRLATDSKAQKPPASRLSTKHSSTKGLSSSSGKMTKPSHANVSLDDITAQLEKASLSMDEAAQQSVAEDAKPVVTAQHRRTASAGTVSDAEVRSISNSSRSSITSAASSMDSLDIDKVTRPQELDLTSQGQPITEEEQAAKLKAEKIRVALEKIKEAQVKKLVIRVHMSDDSSKTMMVDERQTVRQVLDNLMDKSHCGYSLDWSLVETISELQMERIFEDHENLVENLLNWTRDSQNKLMFVERIEKYALFKNPQNYLLGKKETSEMADRNKEVLLEECFCGSSVTVPEIEGVLWLKEDGKKSWKKRYFLLRASGIYYVPKGKAKVSRDLVCFLQLDHVNVYYGQDYRNKYKAPTDYCLVLKHPQIQKKSQYIKYLCCDDVRTLHQWINGIRIAKYGKQLYMNYQEALKRTESAYDWTSLSSSSIKSGSSSSSLPESQSNHSNQSDSGVSDTQPAGHVRSQSIVSSMFSEAWKRGTQLEESSKARMEPAGRPFVSVVPPVSPQTKVATPYTASQPSPPLPPPPPPPPPPPPPPPPPPPPLPSQAAPSAGSPATMFVKYSTITRLQNAAQHGGPFSKAPAAQQPPPPPPPSAKPQILVPPNGVMPPPPPPPPPPTPGSAMAQLKPAPCAPSVPQFTPPPPPPKIHQVQPNISQATATSSLPPPPPPVPAPPPPQAPPKPVMAALPPQPSGKAVSPGVTHVTPYVPAPLPLAIKKQPSVTSPQLPPLPPAPPGPTPPPTFPKQQSFSVKPPPSPQSPVPSVVKQIVSQFPPPPTPPATEPQPLKPLPLSVAPQSPPAVKAKPKWQPTSAPSPDFPPPPPESSLVFPPPPPSPASSAGSPPPDKSGSPVKKASKTSSPGGKKPPPTPQRNSSIKSTSSTEYHESKRPSVDRLVSKFAHPPEPSGSPSKESSPPAAPPKPGKLNLSGVNLPIVLPQGGVAAKAPAPGVSGKEPVVEFPSPPSDSDFPPPPPEIDLPLPPVEIPSVFSGSTSPKVAVVNPQPQAWSKPSVKKAPPPTRPKRNDSTRLTQAEVAEPPGSAGPQVPTSPKSSLSVQPGFLADLNRTLQRKSITRHGSLSSARMSRTEPTATMDDMALPPPPPELLADQQKTSSFAGTHISGYATLRRGPPPAPPKRDQNTKLSRDW